From one Xyrauchen texanus isolate HMW12.3.18 chromosome 17, RBS_HiC_50CHRs, whole genome shotgun sequence genomic stretch:
- the LOC127657505 gene encoding uncharacterized protein LOC127657505 isoform X1: protein MSTIVQRANMQNLRLLILSMLLCSAFPATLKAREDSLTLFYGEDFHITMPAGEADVSFRPSVVTGNEKPLMSSGKVVDPRAKLNVGLSHLILENIGESDEGVYTITSNQNPEDVISIKLYVRDCSSEHIVNYGSDFHVSLNDISQPVRVGFRHSTVEANRTSLPALVVLNDDGTPWNNYLDRIHVTARKFTLRAVTEADEGSYTFSDSNGKVKKKICLNVKAHKIFVTLSFGGTLKINLHLNSSLARLLYTPSSDNHTYLIMEKGELKLPPNLLNLNDRLFLEDSLCVLTGLKASDAGVFSVTDLQGFLVSDIYLEVEAYKLPNLYVAIIALVALVVVLLLVCLVSCLVKIHKRAAKAKAIEKKAQNAGKVESDAFRQVVKEACAQQNDEAPPLSLKEDITEKSQSTEVSIKGLEVSTKEPSLQERNLETSDSGVGFNTTGLPLDSDTDAPTAPIADSDALSSSVAPDVKAIPNQIPEQNTAPSTPKPAPTSDMMLAPATKSMAPPPPSPEPKPPVTPEPKPAVTPTPEAKPAVSPKAEPESKPVVTPEAKLTIPPTPEAKPTLSLSPEPKPALTPDSKPMMSLTPATTDVKPMPSPTLEPPKAVTPTPDAKPASSPDTKPAVSPTPDLAKVGTPEHKPAVSPTPDPKRSVTAAPDPMPVLTPDPKPTPVSPVPEPKPTSPTPQSKPPVSPVLDPKPTTNGTPESKADSGSISAGLDVKAMEASATSPPKTPNTGKSSVKTPELISALEGKLDSTSPSDSAPPSSTDGAATN, encoded by the exons AGCCAATATGCAGAACCTGAGACTGCTCATCTTAAGCATGCTGTTGTGCTCAG CTTTCCCTGCAACTCTGAAAG CCCGTGAAGATTCCTTGACTCTTTTTTATGGGGAAGACTTTCACATCACCATGCCTGCTGGTGAGGCTGATGTGTCGTTCAGGCCTTCTGTTGTTACTGGAAATGAGAAGCCGCTGATGAGTTCAGGGAAGGTGGTGGATCCTCGTGCCAAACTCAATGTTGGTTTGAGCCACCTGATCTTGGAGAATATTGGAGAGAGTGATGAAGGAGTTTACACCATCACATCCAACCAAAACCCTGAGGACGTTATAAGCATCAAACTCTATGTTAGAG ATTGCTCTAGCGAGCATATTGTCAATTATGGCTCCGATTTTCATGTTTCGCTGAATGATATCTCACAGCCAGTGCGAGTGGGCTTTCGCCACAGCACAGTGGAGGCCAATCGGACGTCCCTGCCGGCCCTGGTAGTACTGAATGATGATGGAACACCCTGGAATAATTACCTGGACCGTATCCATGTCACTGCTCGAAAGTTCACTCTCCGTGCTGTCACAGAGGCTGATGAAGGGAGTTACACCTTCAGTGATTCCAATGGGAAAGTCAAGAAGAAGATCTGCCTAAATGTGAAAG CGCATAAGATCTTTGTTACCCTTTCATTTGGTGGCACTCTGAAAATAAATCTGCACTTGAATAGCTCCTTGGCTCGCCTGCTCTACACCCCAAGCTCTGATAATCATACGTATTTGATTATGGAGAAAGGAGAGCTCAAGCTGCCCCCTAACCTCCTGAATCTCAATGATCGTCTCTTTTTGGAGGATTCTTTGTGTGTTCTGACGGGTTTGAAGGCAAGTGATGCTGGAGTTTTCAGTGTGACTGACCTTCAGGGATTCCTTGTGTCTGATATCTATCTGGAGGTGGAAG caTATAAGCTTCCTAATCTTTACGTTGCCATCATTGCTCTGGTAGCATTAGTGGTGGTGCTGCTGTTGGTGTGTCTGGTATCATGTTTGGTGAAGATACACAAACGTGCAGCAAAAGCCAAAGCCATTGAGAAGAAAGCCCAGAATGCAGGCAAAGTTGAGAGCGATGCCTTCAGACAG GTTGTGAAAGAGGCCTGTGCCCAGCAGAACGATGAAGCTCCACCCCTGTCACTGAAAGAGGATATCACTGAGAAATCACAGAGCACAGAGGTCAGCATTAAG GGTTTGGAGGTATCTACTAAAGAGCCAAGCCTCCAAGAAAGGAACCTGGAAACCAGTGACTCTGGAGTGGGCTTTAATACCACTGGCCTTCCACTTGACAGTGACACTGATGCACCAACAGCACCCATAGCAGATTCTGATGCATTAAGTTCTTCTGTTGCTCCTGATGTCAAAGCCATTCCCAACCAAATTCCAGAGCAGAACACTGCTCCATCAACTCCAAAACCAGCCCCAACTTCTgacatgatgctagcacctgcTACTAAGTCTATGGCTCCTCCACCACCTTCTCCTGAACCCAAACCTCCAGTAACACCTGAACCCAAACCTGCTGTCACACCAACACCTGAAGCCAAACCTGCAGTTTCCCCAAAAGCAGAACCCGAAAGCAAACCTGTTGTTACACCTGAAGCAAAATTGACCATCCCACCAACACCTGAAGCAAAACCAACCTTAAGCCTGTCTCCAGAACCAAAGCCAGCTCTGACACCTGATTCAAAACCAATGATGAGTCTAACACCTGCAACCACTGATGTTAAGCCAATGCCAAGTCCAACTCTGGAACCTCCCAAAGCAGTAACACCAACACCTGATGCAAAACCAGCCAGTTCTCCAGATACCAAACCAGCAGTCTCACCAACCCCTGATCTAGCTAAAGTTGGCACCCCTGAGCACAAACCTGCAGTAAGCCCAACACCAGATCCCAAACGATCAGTCACTGCAGCTCCTGATCCCATGCCTGTTCTGACTCCGGATCCTAAACCAACTCCAGTCTCTCCAGTCCCTGAGCCTAAACCAACTTCACCCACTCCACAGTCTAAACCACCTGTCTCACCAGTTCTTGACCCCAAACCAACCACTAATGGTACTCCAGAGTCCAAGGCTGACAGTGGGTCCATCTCTGCTGGGCTGGATGTGAAGGCCATGGAGGCATCTGCTACTTCCCCCCCCAAAACCCCTAATACTGGGAAAAGCTCAGTCAAAACTCCTGAGCTCATCTCTGCTCTGGAAGGAAAACTAGACTCGACTTCTCCCAGTGACAGTGCACCACCCTCAAGCACTGATGGAGCTGCCACCAACTGA
- the LOC127657505 gene encoding uncharacterized protein LOC127657505 isoform X2 — protein MQNLRLLILSMLLCSAFPATLKAREDSLTLFYGEDFHITMPAGEADVSFRPSVVTGNEKPLMSSGKVVDPRAKLNVGLSHLILENIGESDEGVYTITSNQNPEDVISIKLYVRDCSSEHIVNYGSDFHVSLNDISQPVRVGFRHSTVEANRTSLPALVVLNDDGTPWNNYLDRIHVTARKFTLRAVTEADEGSYTFSDSNGKVKKKICLNVKAHKIFVTLSFGGTLKINLHLNSSLARLLYTPSSDNHTYLIMEKGELKLPPNLLNLNDRLFLEDSLCVLTGLKASDAGVFSVTDLQGFLVSDIYLEVEAYKLPNLYVAIIALVALVVVLLLVCLVSCLVKIHKRAAKAKAIEKKAQNAGKVESDAFRQVVKEACAQQNDEAPPLSLKEDITEKSQSTEVSIKGLEVSTKEPSLQERNLETSDSGVGFNTTGLPLDSDTDAPTAPIADSDALSSSVAPDVKAIPNQIPEQNTAPSTPKPAPTSDMMLAPATKSMAPPPPSPEPKPPVTPEPKPAVTPTPEAKPAVSPKAEPESKPVVTPEAKLTIPPTPEAKPTLSLSPEPKPALTPDSKPMMSLTPATTDVKPMPSPTLEPPKAVTPTPDAKPASSPDTKPAVSPTPDLAKVGTPEHKPAVSPTPDPKRSVTAAPDPMPVLTPDPKPTPVSPVPEPKPTSPTPQSKPPVSPVLDPKPTTNGTPESKADSGSISAGLDVKAMEASATSPPKTPNTGKSSVKTPELISALEGKLDSTSPSDSAPPSSTDGAATN, from the exons ATGCAGAACCTGAGACTGCTCATCTTAAGCATGCTGTTGTGCTCAG CTTTCCCTGCAACTCTGAAAG CCCGTGAAGATTCCTTGACTCTTTTTTATGGGGAAGACTTTCACATCACCATGCCTGCTGGTGAGGCTGATGTGTCGTTCAGGCCTTCTGTTGTTACTGGAAATGAGAAGCCGCTGATGAGTTCAGGGAAGGTGGTGGATCCTCGTGCCAAACTCAATGTTGGTTTGAGCCACCTGATCTTGGAGAATATTGGAGAGAGTGATGAAGGAGTTTACACCATCACATCCAACCAAAACCCTGAGGACGTTATAAGCATCAAACTCTATGTTAGAG ATTGCTCTAGCGAGCATATTGTCAATTATGGCTCCGATTTTCATGTTTCGCTGAATGATATCTCACAGCCAGTGCGAGTGGGCTTTCGCCACAGCACAGTGGAGGCCAATCGGACGTCCCTGCCGGCCCTGGTAGTACTGAATGATGATGGAACACCCTGGAATAATTACCTGGACCGTATCCATGTCACTGCTCGAAAGTTCACTCTCCGTGCTGTCACAGAGGCTGATGAAGGGAGTTACACCTTCAGTGATTCCAATGGGAAAGTCAAGAAGAAGATCTGCCTAAATGTGAAAG CGCATAAGATCTTTGTTACCCTTTCATTTGGTGGCACTCTGAAAATAAATCTGCACTTGAATAGCTCCTTGGCTCGCCTGCTCTACACCCCAAGCTCTGATAATCATACGTATTTGATTATGGAGAAAGGAGAGCTCAAGCTGCCCCCTAACCTCCTGAATCTCAATGATCGTCTCTTTTTGGAGGATTCTTTGTGTGTTCTGACGGGTTTGAAGGCAAGTGATGCTGGAGTTTTCAGTGTGACTGACCTTCAGGGATTCCTTGTGTCTGATATCTATCTGGAGGTGGAAG caTATAAGCTTCCTAATCTTTACGTTGCCATCATTGCTCTGGTAGCATTAGTGGTGGTGCTGCTGTTGGTGTGTCTGGTATCATGTTTGGTGAAGATACACAAACGTGCAGCAAAAGCCAAAGCCATTGAGAAGAAAGCCCAGAATGCAGGCAAAGTTGAGAGCGATGCCTTCAGACAG GTTGTGAAAGAGGCCTGTGCCCAGCAGAACGATGAAGCTCCACCCCTGTCACTGAAAGAGGATATCACTGAGAAATCACAGAGCACAGAGGTCAGCATTAAG GGTTTGGAGGTATCTACTAAAGAGCCAAGCCTCCAAGAAAGGAACCTGGAAACCAGTGACTCTGGAGTGGGCTTTAATACCACTGGCCTTCCACTTGACAGTGACACTGATGCACCAACAGCACCCATAGCAGATTCTGATGCATTAAGTTCTTCTGTTGCTCCTGATGTCAAAGCCATTCCCAACCAAATTCCAGAGCAGAACACTGCTCCATCAACTCCAAAACCAGCCCCAACTTCTgacatgatgctagcacctgcTACTAAGTCTATGGCTCCTCCACCACCTTCTCCTGAACCCAAACCTCCAGTAACACCTGAACCCAAACCTGCTGTCACACCAACACCTGAAGCCAAACCTGCAGTTTCCCCAAAAGCAGAACCCGAAAGCAAACCTGTTGTTACACCTGAAGCAAAATTGACCATCCCACCAACACCTGAAGCAAAACCAACCTTAAGCCTGTCTCCAGAACCAAAGCCAGCTCTGACACCTGATTCAAAACCAATGATGAGTCTAACACCTGCAACCACTGATGTTAAGCCAATGCCAAGTCCAACTCTGGAACCTCCCAAAGCAGTAACACCAACACCTGATGCAAAACCAGCCAGTTCTCCAGATACCAAACCAGCAGTCTCACCAACCCCTGATCTAGCTAAAGTTGGCACCCCTGAGCACAAACCTGCAGTAAGCCCAACACCAGATCCCAAACGATCAGTCACTGCAGCTCCTGATCCCATGCCTGTTCTGACTCCGGATCCTAAACCAACTCCAGTCTCTCCAGTCCCTGAGCCTAAACCAACTTCACCCACTCCACAGTCTAAACCACCTGTCTCACCAGTTCTTGACCCCAAACCAACCACTAATGGTACTCCAGAGTCCAAGGCTGACAGTGGGTCCATCTCTGCTGGGCTGGATGTGAAGGCCATGGAGGCATCTGCTACTTCCCCCCCCAAAACCCCTAATACTGGGAAAAGCTCAGTCAAAACTCCTGAGCTCATCTCTGCTCTGGAAGGAAAACTAGACTCGACTTCTCCCAGTGACAGTGCACCACCCTCAAGCACTGATGGAGCTGCCACCAACTGA